A single Tachypleus tridentatus isolate NWPU-2018 chromosome 9, ASM421037v1, whole genome shotgun sequence DNA region contains:
- the LOC143226133 gene encoding uncharacterized protein LOC143226133 isoform X2, which produces MPGTAKMEESKSDGVPTAEGAEEVASSESGNSTVHVKDGESAKKTEPESTKIKNEQSGTEENSHQRNEQKNEDIPEEKVEKKTGNNPEQNNDKMSKEADDSAVEKPKTLEGTSNKRTHRFRSDQAACTKKSTRENEEPTATGKEKEKRSGKYEIVSIREKHSNFRKAVPLMPLPLSIVLCLLNVGIPGLVFPWVEKMWIPRNCPPNLVPIYIRACE; this is translated from the exons ATGCCAGGAACAGCGAAGATGGAGGAATCAAAGAGTGACGGTGTACCGACGGCAGAGGGAGCCGAGGAAGTCGCTAGCTCGGAGAGCGGGAATTCGACAGTGCACGTCAAAGATGGAGAATCAGCCAAAAAAACTGAGCCAGAGTCAACTAAAATTAAGAATGAACAAAGCGGTACTGAAGAAAATTCTCACCAAAGAAATGAACAGAAAAATGAAGATATACCTGAAGAGAAAGTTGAGAAGAAAACTGGAAATAACCCAGAACAGAATAATGACAAAATGAGTAAAGAAGCTGACGATTCCGCAGTTGAAAAACCAAAAACTCTTGAAGGAACGTCGAATAAAAGAACACATAGGTTTCGAAGTGATCAAGCCGCGTGTACAAAAAAATCCACTCGAGAAAATGAAGAGCCAACTGCAACTGGAAAAGAGAAGGAAAAACGAAGTGGAAAATATGAAATTGTCAGTATTCGGGAAAAACATAGCAACTTTAGAAAAGCTGTTCCACTAATGCCTCTACCTTTGTCAATTGTTCTGTGTCTGCTCAATGTTGGGATTCCTGGACTTg TTTTTCCCTGGGTGGAGAAGATGTGGATTCCCAGAAACTGCCCCCCGAATTTGGTACCGATTTACATTAGAGCATGTGAATAA